One genomic window of Medicago truncatula cultivar Jemalong A17 chromosome 1, MtrunA17r5.0-ANR, whole genome shotgun sequence includes the following:
- the LOC120579326 gene encoding uncharacterized protein encodes MLAQGKVIMHKSFPYARCINTSQPSDLIAYLFSKESDNNIMLDLIFADLIGEGSLLPNSKALCIDTPTGEDVLALKEIGVVDSVGIFKKPSPPLIIQGEGRKHPFPGDSFDFEFSGKGGFFEEFVKPAEFAGEICRTLQPEGFLEVHTTARDSYIFNSFLELFNCCELIGTR; translated from the exons ATGTTGGCTCAGGGCAAAGTTATCATGCATAAGTCATTTCCTTATGCACGctgcataaacacttcacaaccatcagatttgATCGCATATCTCTTCTCCAAAGAATCAGACAACAACATCATGTTGGATCTCATCTTCGCT GATCTCATCGGAGAAGGCTCACTTTTGCCGAATTCTAAAGCTCTGTGCATTGATACTCCCACCGGAGAAGATGTTTTAGCGTTGAAGGAAATTGGCGTTGTGGACTCCGTCGGAATATTCAAGAAACCGTCACCGCCGTTGATTATTCAAGGAGAAGGACGGAAACATCCATTTCCTGGTGATTCCTTCGATTTTGAATTCTCCGGTAAAGGCGGTTTCTTCGAAGAATTCGTTAAACCGGCGGAATTCGCCGGTGAGATATGTAGAACTCTCCAACCGGAAGGATTCTTAGAGGTTCACACGACGGCGAGAGATTCATACATCTTCAATTCATTTCTTGAATTATTCAATTGTTGCGAATTGATCGGAACAAGATAA
- the LOC25485051 gene encoding serine decarboxylase, which translates to MGEKDANLDAIIARYAETINKYNLRNLGYPTNQDFNYDKLAPLFHFHLNNAGDPFVGSSFSLNSSPFEVSVLDWFANLWNIDNSEYWGYVTTGGSEGNLHGILVGREQFPDGILYTSQESHYSIFKIARMYRMHCVKVGSLFSGEIDCVQLEASLLSHKDKPAIINLNIGTTMKGGIDDLDLVIQTLKKCGFTRDRFYIHCDGALFGIMLPFIKQALKVSFKKPIGSVTISGHKFLGCPSPCGVVITRLKYMSAISRDVGIIASRDATITGSRCGHAPIFLWYALKKRGLIGLENEVHECIMKAHYLLNLLRDAGIGAMLNEFSNIVVFERPLDDDFNRSWNLACSGNIAHVVVLQHVSVEMLDTFVHEFIEKRSIWSKDEQFKPLCIANDVGSKNCACLMHTTYHIS; encoded by the exons ATGGGCGAAAAAGATGCCAATTTGGATGCAATAATTGCTCGCTATGCGGAGACTATAAACAAGTACAACTTACGTAACTTAG GCTACCCCACTAATCAAGACTTCAACTACGACAAATTAGCaccattatttcattttcacttgAACAATGCGGGTGATCCATTTGTTGGAAGTAGTTTCTCTCTGAATTCATCTCCATTTGAAGTTAGTGTGCTTGATTGGTTTGCAAATCTTTGGAACATAGACAATAGTGAGTATTGGGGATATGTCACAACTGGTGGAAGTGAAGGCAATCTTCATGGAATTTTAGTAGG GAGAGAACAATTTCCAGATGGGATTCTATATACTTCACAAGAGTCACATTATTCAATATTCAAAATAGCAAGAATGTATAGAATGCATTGTGTGAAGGTTGGTTCTTTATTCTCAGGTGAAATTGATTGTGTTCAACTAGAGGCCAGTCTACTTTCCCACAAGGACAAACCAGCCATCATCAATCTAAACATAG GGACAACTATGAAAGGAGGTATTGATGATCTTGATCTTGTAATACAAACACTAAAGAAATGTGGTTTTACTCGTGATCGATTCTACATTCACTGTGATGGAGCTCTATTTGGAATTATGTTGCCTTTTATAAAACAA GCTCTAAAGGTTAGCTTCAAGAAACCTATTGGCAGTGTAACTATTTCAGGTCACAAGTTTTTGGGATGCCCATCTCCTTGCGGTGTTGTGATAACTCGTTTGAAATACATGAGTGCGATATCTAGAGATGTTGGCATCATTGCTTCAAGGGATGCCACAATCACAGGTAGCCGTTGTGGGCATGCTCCCATCTTCCTTTGGTATGCTCTCAAAAAAAGGGGTTTAATAGGACTTGAAAATGAGGTGCATGAATGTATAATGAAAGCACATTATTTACTAAATCTACTACGTGATGCTGGAATTGGTGCTATGTTAAACGAGTTCAGCAACATAGTTGTATTTGAGAGGCCCCTCGATGATGACTTCAATCGTAGCTGGAATTTGGCATGCAGTGGGAATATTGCACATGTGGTAGTGTTACAACATGTTTCTGTTGAAATGTTGGACACCTTTGTTCATGAATTTATTGAAAAACGATCCATTTGGTCAAAAGATGAACAATTTAAGCCTCTATGCATTGCAAATGATGTTGGTTCCAAAAATTGTGCTTGTTTGATGCACACAACTTATCACATTAGCTAA
- the LOC112418656 gene encoding protein FAR1-RELATED SEQUENCE 11-like, whose protein sequence is MDSISATKTNNKISFDLNEYPIEDIFIDNGSSEIISEQLDHNLVENVEKENSVLSLNNATNEEVDKDGTETNCVPFVGQIFLSEEEAYVFYKRYAYQQGFSIKKGRFVKKNGVICRRDIFCHREGKASLKIMEPSKEQRNRQSSKCECKAHLRIKLQKSHDIFPTEWRVTSFIVKHNHGLLTQTEVRFLPAYRIILEDDRERIFLLKEGGLSVRQIMRVIELEKNVKHGYLPYTEKDIRNLYVKANKKTEGSDVMDLLKYCEGAKKTSSKFQYAYTLDEERRLEHIFWSSASCFDWYQKYGDVVVFDTTYKVNSYEMPFGIFVGMNNHGKTILFGCALLRNETVYAFRWLMKTFISLMKKPPTTILTDQDPWMKEAISKEFPSTKHSFCIWHITFKFSSWFNALLRDKYAKWCSEFYELYKLETCEEFEHQWPEVVAKYNLQSNKHVKGLYEIRNDWALAYLRDHFFGGMTTTGRSESINAFIKRFINSHTSLTDFAKQVDVAIDDIKQKEDHDIMLEKCKGSNMKLMSPLQEQAHSVLTRFSFQKFQEEFARSSQYSIDHENGNVFVVRFYKDINSRKHVVFWDGKVATCSCKLFEFWGILCRHILSIFLHKDCHEIPSNYLPSRWLLQVSYDDNDVESQVNVVGEEQVLDCNNEPQPQHVVHCPPKSKPKGRPKRRRLKGGKELSHNMNTCGLCRGLGHNIATCPLKEKKKANKKKKICDDPNLNPILLPKV, encoded by the exons ATGGATAGTATTAGTGCTACAAAgacaaacaataaaataagttttgatttgaatgaatatcCAATAGAAGATATTTTTATAGATAATGGTTCTTCAGAAATAATTAGTGAGCAACTTGATCATAATTTAGTGGAGAATGTTGAGAAAGAAAACTCTGTTTTAAGTCTGAATAATGCAACAAATGAAGAAGTCGATAAAGACGGAACTGAGACAAATTGTGTTCCATTTGTTGGTCAAATTTTTCTTAGTGAAGAAGAAGCCTATGTCTTTTATAAGAGATATGCTTATCAACAAGGGTTCTCAATTAAAAAAGGTAGATTCGTAAAAAAGAATGGGGTTATTTGCAGACGTGATATTTTTTGTCATCGTGAAGGTAAAGCATCCTTGAAAATAATGGAACCATCAAAAGAGCAGAGAAATAGACAATCCTCAAAGTGTGAATGCAAAGCTCATTTACGaatcaaattacaaaaatcTCATGATATATTTCCAACTGAGTGGCGAGTCACATCGTTTATTGTCAAACACAACCATGGTTTGCTAACCCAAACAGAGGTGCGTTTTTTACCGGCTTATCGAATTATCTTAGAAGATGACCGTGAACGCATTTTCTTATTAAAAGAAGGTGGGCTTTCGGTTAGACAAATAATGCGGGTTATAGAACTAGAGAAAAATGTGAAGCATGGTTATCTTCCATATACTGAAAAGGACATTCGCAATCTTTATGTGAAAGCTAATAAAAAAACTGAAGGAAGTGATGTCATGGATCTTTTGAAGTATTGTGAGGGTGCAAAAAAAACTTCCTCTAAATTTCAATATGCTTATACACTTGATGAAGAAAGAAGGTTAGAGCATATTTTTTGGTCCTCGGCTTCTTGTTTTGATTGGTACCAAAAATACGGTGATGTTGTTGTATTTGATACTACATACAAGGTCAATTCTTATGAAATGCCATTTGGGATTTTTGTGGGTATGAATAATCATGGAAAGACTATACTTTTTGGATGTGCACTCTTACGGAACGAAACAGTGTATGCATTTCGTTGGCTAATGAAG ACTTTTATATCTTTGATGAAGAAGCCACCAACGACTATACTAACCGATCAAGATCCATGGATGAAAGAAgcaatctcaaaagagtttccATCGACAAAACATAGTTTCTGCATATGGCACATAACTTTCAAGTTTAGTTCTTGGTTTAATGCTCTACTTCGAGACAAATATGCAAAATGGTGTTCTGAATTTTATGAGTTGTATAAGTTAGAGACATGTGAAGAATTTGAGCATCAATGGCCAGAAGTTGTTGCTAAGTATAACTTGCAGTCAAATAAACATGTGAAAGGATTGTATGAAATCAGAAATGATTGGGCACTCGCTTATCTTCGTGATCATTTCTTTGGTGGAATGACAACCACAGGAAGATCGGAGAGTATTAATGCTTTCATTAAAAGATTCATCAATTCTCACACAAGTTTAACTGACTTTGCAAAGCAG gtTGATGTAGCAATTGATGATATTAAGCAAAAAGAAGACCACGATATAATGTTAGAGAAGTGCAAAGGATCAAATATGAAGTTGATGTCACCTTTACAAGAGCAAGCTCATAGTGTTCTCACtcgtttttcttttcaaaagtttcaagaGGAGTTTGCGAGGTCCTCACAATattcaattgatcatgaaaatgGTAATGTGTTTGTCGTGCGGTTTTATAAAGATATTAATAGTAGGAAACATGTAGTGTTTTGGGATGGTAAGGTAGCTACATGTAGTTGCAAGCTCTTTGAATTTTGGGGGATATTATGTCGTCATATTCttagtatttttcttcataaagatTGTCATGAAATCCCTTCTAACTACTTGCCTTCACGGTGGTTGCTTCAAGTATCATACGATGATAATGATGTGGAGTCTCAAGTTAATGTTGTTGGTGAGGAGCAAGTACTAGATTGTAACAATGAACCTCAACCACAACATGTTGTTCATTGTCCTCCAAAATCCAAACCTAAAGGTCGTCCCAAACGACGACGACTTAAAGGTGGAAAAGAGCTATCACATAATATGAACACTTGTGGATTATGCAGAGGTTTAGGACATAACATTGCCACATGCCCActtaaggaaaagaaaaaggcaaacaagaaaaagaaaatttgtgaCGATCCAAATTTAAATCCAATTCTCCTTCCAAAAGTTTAG